The Leucoraja erinacea ecotype New England chromosome 19, Leri_hhj_1, whole genome shotgun sequence genome has a segment encoding these proteins:
- the yaf2 gene encoding YY1-associated factor 2 isoform X17: MCDVRKGTSTRKPRPVSQLVAQQVTQQFASPTQPKKEKKDKGEKEKTEKEVVSKKKSHKKIRPRLKNVDRSSAQHLEVTVGDLTVIITDFKEKVRSAPAATATSSTTGEQHSLSSSSSDNTEKGLSRSSSPRADGSVNGESH; encoded by the exons GAAGCCTCGCCCAGTGTCTCAGTTGGTTGCCCAGCAAGTAACCCAACAATTTGCATCACCAACGCAaccaaagaaagagaaaaaagacaagggggagaaggagaaaacTGAGAAAGAAGTTGTCAGTAAAAAGAAAAGTCACAAGAAAATAAG GCCAAGGTTAAAAAACGTGGACCGGAGCAGCGCGCAGCATTTGGAAGTGACTGTGGGTGATCTGACAGTCATTATCACAGACTTTAAAGAGAAAGTGAGGTCAGCACCAGCAGCCACTGCTACCTCCAGCACCACCGGCGAGCAGCACAGCCTGAGCAGCTCCAGCTCTGACAACACAGAGAAAGGCTTGTCTCGGTCGTCATCACCCAGGGCGGACGGATCAGTAAACGGCGAATCCCACTAA